A genome region from Bacteroides stercoris ATCC 43183 includes the following:
- a CDS encoding DUF3868 domain-containing protein yields MKNLIRIPMIMALSALCCRAGHAQEFYRGEMFVTGQQFSLADGRLNIDLSVDFEGLRMLSDESLTLTPVLISGENEQALPAVLINGKEKQKVYQRQKEFAGNGHPAPIPAVVIRNDARMARSFRYRVAVPYKEWMKDARLLMRTQECACHGKQGKAYEDRIAGRLNLPENRTSAWDMDTDRKYLAWVNFIEPAPGKDTLHAVTGSIPYFGKGKQEKGEKTLGELSESKQNLEIYHRLRNALQNIRREEGTELLKVKVTGYGAPAGNLKKNEMNALARSLNLKAYLRENRLATGIPLEVTWIPEDWDSIAALTRQSGMMFREAALDLIGSVDMDKGRERMLMKLADGKPYRYLAEKIFPEVMRVDYRIEYTRQQPDAAESLRMSRTGERQTLRLNELFAVAGSYPKGSTEYNDVLDLTARLFPDSPEANINAAAVALTKGETAKARRYLERFATMPIAYNNMGILCLQEGKRDKAEVYLTMAAAAGIEQADRVLKELKNK; encoded by the coding sequence ATGAAAAACTTAATCCGTATTCCTATGATAATGGCACTATCGGCGCTCTGCTGCCGGGCAGGTCATGCACAGGAATTCTACCGGGGGGAAATGTTCGTCACCGGACAGCAGTTCTCGCTTGCGGACGGGCGTCTAAACATTGACCTCTCAGTCGATTTCGAAGGACTGAGAATGCTCTCGGACGAATCGCTGACCCTGACGCCCGTACTCATCAGCGGGGAAAACGAGCAAGCCCTGCCGGCGGTACTCATCAACGGCAAGGAAAAGCAGAAAGTGTACCAGCGGCAAAAGGAATTTGCCGGAAACGGGCATCCGGCCCCCATACCCGCAGTAGTGATAAGGAACGACGCCAGGATGGCGCGCTCCTTCCGATACCGGGTGGCAGTGCCCTATAAGGAATGGATGAAGGACGCCCGGCTCCTGATGAGAACGCAGGAATGCGCCTGCCACGGCAAACAGGGCAAGGCCTACGAAGACAGGATTGCCGGCAGGCTGAACCTGCCCGAAAACCGCACTTCAGCCTGGGACATGGATACGGACAGGAAATACCTGGCCTGGGTGAACTTCATCGAGCCTGCACCCGGCAAAGACACACTGCATGCAGTGACGGGGTCCATCCCCTACTTTGGCAAAGGGAAGCAGGAAAAAGGAGAGAAAACGCTGGGAGAATTGTCCGAAAGCAAACAGAACTTAGAAATATACCACCGGCTGCGCAATGCTTTGCAGAACATCCGACGGGAAGAGGGAACGGAACTCCTGAAAGTGAAGGTTACAGGATACGGGGCACCTGCCGGAAACCTGAAAAAGAACGAAATGAATGCACTGGCACGCTCACTGAACCTTAAAGCATACCTGCGGGAAAACCGACTTGCAACTGGCATTCCGCTGGAAGTAACCTGGATTCCGGAAGACTGGGACTCCATTGCCGCACTGACAAGACAAAGCGGCATGATGTTCAGGGAGGCCGCCCTAGACCTGATAGGGAGTGTAGACATGGATAAAGGGCGGGAACGAATGCTGATGAAACTTGCCGACGGAAAGCCCTACAGATACCTGGCGGAAAAGATATTTCCCGAAGTTATGCGGGTCGACTACAGGATAGAGTACACCCGCCAGCAGCCGGATGCGGCGGAGAGCCTGAGGATGTCCCGTACTGGAGAACGTCAGACACTGCGCCTGAACGAGCTCTTTGCGGTAGCGGGCAGTTACCCGAAAGGATCTACGGAATACAACGATGTACTCGACCTCACAGCCCGCCTGTTTCCCGACAGCCCCGAAGCCAATATCAATGCAGCGGCCGTGGCACTCACCAAAGGGGAAACGGCCAAAGCGCGGCGCTATCTGGAGAGATTCGCAACCATGCCAATCGCATACAACAACATGGGCATACTCTGCCTACAGGAAGGAAAACGGGACAAGGCGGAAGTATATCTTACCATGGCAGCGGCAGCCGGCATAGAGCAGGCAGACAGGGTGCTGAAAGAGTTGAAAAACAAATAG
- a CDS encoding DUF3575 domain-containing protein codes for MLLALLSCAGKAGAQTVAVKSDLLTGGMLASPNLGVELKLSERFTLEAGVYYNPFPAGGDKRWKHWFVQPELRYWMCQPYGGHFFGAGLMYGVYNVAKARLPFGLFKGVRSERYEGDFTGVGISYGYHFILSPRWGLETSIGVGFLHTRYERYRCAHCGEKTGSGNRNFIAPTKASISLVYMMQ; via the coding sequence ATGCTCCTTGCCCTGCTGTCGTGTGCAGGCAAGGCAGGGGCGCAAACCGTTGCCGTGAAAAGCGACCTGCTTACGGGGGGCATGCTCGCCTCGCCCAACCTCGGTGTGGAACTAAAGCTGTCGGAACGTTTCACGCTGGAGGCCGGGGTTTATTACAACCCCTTTCCGGCAGGAGGAGACAAACGCTGGAAACACTGGTTCGTGCAGCCGGAGCTGCGCTACTGGATGTGCCAGCCCTACGGAGGACATTTCTTCGGGGCAGGCCTGATGTACGGCGTGTACAACGTAGCCAAGGCAAGGCTGCCTTTCGGGCTGTTCAAAGGGGTACGTTCCGAAAGATACGAGGGAGACTTTACGGGAGTGGGAATATCATACGGCTATCACTTCATCCTCTCCCCCCGCTGGGGACTGGAGACAAGCATCGGCGTAGGATTCCTGCACACCCGATACGAACGCTACCGCTGCGCGCACTGCGGAGAAAAGACAGGAAGCGGAAACAGGAATTTCATCGCTCCCACCAAAGCCTCCATATCCTTAGTGTATATGATGCAATAA
- a CDS encoding tyrosine-type recombinase/integrase — protein sequence MKDLTTFTLSVIQELEDEGRFGTAHVYRSMLRAFQRYWESEHPKNEIRMRKVFDIATIHKFERHLLERMLKLNTMSTYLRMLRAVYNRALLAGLTGYVPGLFKHVYTGTRADVKRALPPAEMGQALDISASLHRELKEAQIWFALLFLLRGMPFADLARLRKCDFKDGVITYRRQKTGRQIRVHVTEEAAELIRRCADRRTDSPYLLNILGDENCRFPLGRREEYRHYQQVLRRFNRKLKLLAAALRLGRKLSSYTARHTWATTAFHTRVAVGVISNALGHSSVKVTETYLKPFENEMLDRTNKKIIAYVKKCSIRQG from the coding sequence ATGAAAGATTTAACAACCTTTACGCTTTCAGTCATACAGGAACTGGAAGACGAGGGGCGGTTCGGAACCGCCCATGTATACCGCAGCATGCTACGGGCTTTCCAACGGTACTGGGAAAGCGAACATCCAAAAAACGAAATACGCATGCGGAAAGTGTTTGATATCGCCACGATACACAAATTCGAAAGGCACCTGCTGGAGAGGATGCTCAAGCTGAACACCATGTCCACCTACCTGCGCATGTTGCGGGCTGTATACAACCGCGCGCTGCTGGCAGGCCTCACCGGCTACGTGCCCGGACTGTTCAAACATGTATATACCGGAACCCGTGCCGACGTGAAACGCGCACTCCCACCTGCCGAAATGGGACAAGCACTCGACATCTCCGCTTCCTTGCACCGGGAACTCAAAGAAGCGCAGATATGGTTCGCACTGCTCTTCCTCTTGCGGGGAATGCCGTTTGCAGACCTCGCAAGGCTGCGTAAATGCGATTTCAAGGACGGGGTAATTACCTACCGAAGACAGAAAACGGGAAGGCAGATACGTGTACACGTAACCGAAGAAGCCGCTGAGCTTATCCGCCGATGCGCCGACCGCCGCACGGACTCGCCCTACCTGCTCAACATACTGGGGGACGAAAACTGCCGTTTCCCCCTGGGAAGGCGTGAAGAATACCGACATTACCAACAGGTCCTGCGGAGATTCAACCGGAAACTCAAACTGCTGGCGGCAGCCCTCAGACTGGGCAGAAAGCTGTCGTCCTACACCGCAAGGCACACATGGGCAACAACGGCGTTCCACACCAGAGTCGCCGTGGGAGTAATAAGCAACGCACTGGGGCATTCATCGGTAAAGGTTACGGAAACCTATCTGAAACCCTTCGAAAACGAAATGCTGGACAGGACCAATAAAAAAATTATCGCTTACGTGAAGAAATGCAGTATCCGACAAGGATGA
- a CDS encoding smalltalk protein, translated as MITKSNWWNKLLKIVIVVASAVLCALGVQTMSA; from the coding sequence ATGATAACAAAATCAAACTGGTGGAACAAGCTCCTTAAAATCGTAATCGTAGTGGCATCTGCCGTTCTCTGTGCTTTAGGCGTACAAACAATGTCTGCTTAA
- a CDS encoding N-acetylmuramoyl-L-alanine amidase produces the protein MRFTNLIIIHCSATRCDRSYTEHDLITDHLSQGFFGAGYHYYICKNGDIKMLRPLEHSEERARGYNAHSIGICCESGLDERGYPADTRTDFQKHSLRMLVMLLLRDYPGSRLCGYRDLSPDFNRNGEIEPEEWIKVCPCFDAVSILQDPLPPNPVSL, from the coding sequence GTGAGATTTACCAACCTCATCATTATCCACTGTTCCGCTACCCGCTGTGACCGTAGCTATACCGAACATGATTTGATAACAGACCACCTGAGCCAGGGCTTCTTCGGTGCAGGTTATCACTATTATATCTGCAAGAACGGTGATATAAAGATGCTCCGTCCTTTGGAACATTCCGAGGAGCGTGCTCGCGGCTATAACGCTCACAGCATAGGTATTTGCTGCGAGAGTGGGCTGGATGAACGGGGATACCCTGCCGATACTCGTACCGATTTTCAGAAACACTCTTTGCGTATGCTTGTTATGCTGTTACTGCGTGATTATCCCGGCAGCCGTCTCTGCGGGTATCGCGACCTTAGTCCCGACTTCAATCGTAACGGCGAGATAGAACCCGAAGAATGGATAAAAGTGTGTCCTTGTTTTGATGCTGTATCCATTCTGCAAGATCCGCTGCCCCCTAATCCGGTTTCATTGTAA
- a CDS encoding ferritin yields the protein MITEKLQNAINEQITAEMWSSNLYLAMSFYMEKEGYCGMASWLKKQSFEEHAHACELASYIIKRGGKAKLDKVDVVPNDFGTPLEVFEQVYEHECRVSKMIDALVDVAAAEKDKASQDFLWGFVREQVEEEATAAGIVDMVKKAGAAGIFFIDAKLGERK from the coding sequence ATGATAACAGAAAAATTACAGAATGCAATTAACGAGCAGATTACGGCTGAGATGTGGTCATCCAACCTTTATTTGGCAATGTCTTTCTATATGGAGAAAGAGGGGTATTGTGGTATGGCTTCCTGGTTGAAGAAGCAGTCGTTTGAAGAACATGCACATGCTTGTGAGCTGGCATCGTATATTATCAAGCGTGGTGGCAAAGCCAAACTGGATAAGGTTGACGTTGTTCCCAACGACTTCGGTACTCCGTTGGAAGTATTCGAACAGGTTTACGAACACGAATGCCGCGTATCAAAGATGATCGACGCTCTTGTAGACGTGGCTGCCGCTGAAAAAGATAAGGCTTCCCAAGACTTCTTGTGGGGATTCGTTCGCGAGCAGGTAGAGGAAGAAGCTACTGCTGCCGGTATCGTAGATATGGTGAAGAAAGCCGGTGCAGCCGGAATCTTCTTTATTGATGCGAAGCTGGGCGAAAGAAAATAA
- the kbl gene encoding glycine C-acetyltransferase, with protein MYGKMKDHLSKTLAEIKEAGLYKEERLIESAQQAAITVKGKEVLNFCANNYLGLSNHPRLIAAAQNMMERRGYGMSSVRFICGTQDIHKELEAAISDYFKTEDTILYAACFDANGGVFEPLFTEEDAIISDSLNHASIIDGVRLCKAKRYRYANADMAELEKCLQEAQAQRFRIIVTDGVFSMDGNVAPMDKICDLAEKYDALVMVDESHSAGVVGATGHGVSELYNTYGRVDIYTGTLGKAFGGALGGFTTGRKEIIDLLRQRSRPYLFSNSLAPGIIGASLEVFKMLKESDALHDKLVENVNYFRDKMTAAGFDIKPTQSAICAVMLYDAKLSQVYAARMQEEGIYVTGFYYPVVPKGQARIRVQISAGHNKEHLDKCIEAFIKVGKELGVLK; from the coding sequence ATGTACGGTAAAATGAAAGACCATCTCAGCAAAACGCTTGCTGAAATAAAAGAAGCCGGACTCTATAAAGAGGAACGCCTGATTGAGAGTGCACAACAAGCTGCTATCACCGTGAAAGGCAAGGAAGTACTGAACTTCTGCGCCAACAACTATCTGGGATTATCCAATCATCCCCGCCTGATAGCCGCTGCTCAGAACATGATGGAACGTCGCGGCTACGGCATGTCGTCCGTCCGTTTCATCTGTGGCACACAGGACATCCACAAGGAATTGGAAGCTGCCATTTCCGATTACTTCAAGACAGAAGACACCATTCTTTACGCCGCCTGCTTCGATGCCAACGGCGGTGTGTTCGAACCTCTCTTCACCGAAGAGGACGCCATTATCTCCGATTCCTTGAACCATGCTTCCATCATTGACGGCGTGCGCCTCTGCAAAGCCAAACGTTACCGTTATGCCAATGCCGACATGGCAGAACTTGAAAAATGCCTGCAAGAGGCCCAGGCACAACGTTTCCGCATCATCGTAACGGACGGTGTGTTCTCCATGGACGGCAATGTAGCTCCCATGGACAAGATATGTGACCTTGCCGAAAAGTATGATGCACTGGTAATGGTGGACGAATCCCACTCTGCCGGAGTAGTGGGCGCTACGGGACATGGCGTGAGCGAACTGTACAACACCTACGGACGTGTGGACATCTACACCGGTACATTGGGCAAAGCCTTCGGCGGCGCTTTGGGCGGTTTCACCACGGGTCGCAAAGAGATTATCGACCTGTTGCGCCAACGCAGCCGTCCTTATCTCTTCTCCAACTCCCTGGCTCCGGGCATCATCGGTGCAAGCCTTGAAGTATTCAAGATGCTGAAAGAAAGCGACGCCCTGCACGACAAGTTGGTAGAAAACGTAAATTACTTCCGCGACAAGATGACTGCTGCCGGTTTCGACATCAAGCCTACCCAGAGTGCCATTTGCGCAGTAATGCTGTACGACGCCAAACTATCGCAGGTTTATGCAGCCCGCATGCAGGAAGAAGGTATTTATGTAACCGGTTTCTACTACCCCGTTGTACCGAAAGGGCAGGCACGTATCCGTGTACAAATCTCTGCCGGACACAATAAGGAACATCTGGATAAATGTATTGAAGCGTTTATTAAGGTAGGAAAGGAATTGGGAGTGCTGAAATAA
- a CDS encoding NAD-dependent epimerase/dehydratase family protein, which yields MKNILVIGATGQIGSELTLELRKRYGNDHVVAGYIPSAMPQGELKSSGPSAIADVTDRQSIEVVVRQFKVDTIYNLAALLSVVAESRPAMAWKIGIDGLWNVLEVAREYGCAVFTPSSIGSFGENTPHVKTPQDTIQRPRTMYGVTKVTTELLSDYYHTKYGVDTRAVRFPGIISNVTPPGGGTTDYAVDIFYSAVKGEKFVCPVKAGTFMDMMYMPDAINAAISLMEADPERLKHRNAFNIASMSFDPEMIYAAIRKHVPDFEMTYQIDPLKQSIADSWPDSLDDSCAREEWDWMPQFDLESMTVDMLEKLRAKLNK from the coding sequence ATGAAAAATATTTTGGTAATTGGAGCCACAGGACAGATTGGCTCGGAGCTAACATTGGAGTTGCGCAAGCGCTATGGTAATGACCATGTTGTAGCCGGATATATTCCGAGCGCCATGCCGCAGGGTGAATTGAAATCCTCGGGTCCTTCGGCCATAGCCGATGTGACAGACCGCCAGTCTATTGAAGTGGTGGTGAGGCAATTCAAGGTTGATACAATTTATAACCTGGCAGCCCTGTTGTCGGTAGTTGCCGAGAGCCGTCCCGCCATGGCGTGGAAGATTGGCATCGACGGGCTGTGGAATGTGCTGGAAGTGGCGCGCGAATACGGTTGCGCCGTGTTTACGCCGAGTTCCATCGGTTCGTTCGGAGAGAATACTCCTCACGTAAAGACACCGCAGGATACCATTCAGCGTCCGCGTACCATGTACGGCGTAACAAAAGTGACTACGGAATTGTTAAGTGATTATTACCATACGAAATACGGGGTGGATACCCGTGCGGTACGTTTCCCCGGAATCATTTCCAATGTGACACCTCCGGGCGGCGGTACGACGGACTATGCGGTAGACATCTTTTATTCTGCCGTAAAAGGTGAGAAGTTCGTATGTCCCGTAAAGGCGGGTACATTTATGGATATGATGTATATGCCCGATGCCATTAATGCGGCTATCTCGCTGATGGAAGCCGATCCGGAACGGCTGAAGCACCGGAATGCGTTCAACATCGCTTCCATGAGTTTCGACCCGGAAATGATTTATGCGGCTATCAGGAAACATGTGCCCGACTTCGAAATGACCTATCAGATAGATCCTTTGAAGCAGTCCATTGCCGACAGTTGGCCCGATTCGCTGGATGACTCCTGCGCCCGTGAAGAATGGGACTGGATGCCGCAGTTTGACCTGGAGTCTATGACTGTGGACATGCTTGAAAAACTAAGAGCAAAATTAAATAAATGA
- a CDS encoding DUF4348 domain-containing protein codes for MKRLLTGFFILVFLFSCGNRKTKMDPFATITEMVDSAGHEADTLQQTEVKEEPEPLEADELFDDFIFNYASDEALQRARTEFPLPYYNRDTPSKIEERFWKHDYLFTKQNYYTLLFDRESDMDMVGDTALKSVQVEWIYLKTRMVKKYYFERKRGMWMLEAINLRHIEEGEGENFVDFYTRFVTDSLYQSEHIANPLQFVTIDPDDEFAILETTLDVNQWYAFRPSLPADKLSNINYGQKNEDNSNTKILKVNGIGNGYSNVFYFRRRGGEWKMYKYEDTSI; via the coding sequence ATGAAACGATTACTAACGGGATTTTTTATACTCGTCTTTCTGTTCTCGTGTGGGAACAGAAAGACGAAAATGGATCCCTTTGCTACCATTACCGAAATGGTGGATTCGGCCGGGCATGAAGCCGATACGCTGCAACAGACAGAAGTGAAGGAGGAGCCTGAGCCGTTGGAAGCGGACGAACTGTTTGACGATTTTATCTTCAACTATGCTTCGGACGAGGCTTTGCAACGGGCAAGGACGGAGTTTCCTTTGCCTTATTACAACCGGGACACTCCTTCGAAGATAGAGGAACGCTTCTGGAAGCACGACTACCTGTTTACCAAACAGAATTATTATACATTGCTTTTCGACCGTGAGAGCGACATGGACATGGTGGGCGACACTGCATTGAAATCCGTACAGGTGGAGTGGATTTATCTGAAAACACGTATGGTAAAGAAATATTATTTTGAACGTAAGCGAGGCATGTGGATGCTCGAAGCCATAAATTTGCGTCATATCGAAGAAGGTGAAGGCGAGAATTTTGTGGATTTCTATACCCGTTTTGTGACGGACAGCTTGTATCAGAGCGAGCATATTGCCAATCCGTTGCAGTTTGTCACCATCGACCCCGACGATGAGTTTGCCATACTGGAAACCACTCTCGACGTGAACCAGTGGTATGCTTTCCGTCCGTCGCTGCCCGCAGACAAGTTGTCCAACATCAACTACGGACAGAAGAACGAGGATAATTCGAATACGAAAATCCTGAAAGTAAACGGTATCGGCAACGGATATTCCAACGTTTTCTATTTCCGCAGGCGGGGCGGTGAGTGGAAGATGTATAAATACGAAGATACGAGCATTTGA
- the murB gene encoding UDP-N-acetylmuramate dehydrogenase — protein MRIPNTFGFDVKAAVYAEYHSVEELEKWIAEGRITSPFLHIGCGSNLLFVKDYEGMVLHSRIGGIEVTAEDDGQVHVRVGAGVVWDDFVAYCVEQGWYGAENLSLIPGEVGAAAVQNIGAYGVEVKDLIESVETINIRGEKRTYRKDECEYAYRKSLFKKPEMKSVFVTYVNFVLSKKEHYTLDYGTIRQELAGYPSVTLATLRRVIIDIRESKLPDPKVLGNAGSFFMNPIVPRAQFEALLDLYPTMPHYEVDAGRVKIPAGWMIDQCGWKGKALGPAAVHDKQALVLVNLGGATGKDVVALSDAVRASVKEKFGVEICPEVNFIE, from the coding sequence ATGAGAATACCCAATACATTCGGATTTGATGTAAAAGCTGCCGTATATGCAGAATATCACTCGGTAGAGGAATTGGAGAAATGGATAGCCGAAGGGCGCATCACTTCTCCTTTTTTACATATAGGATGCGGTAGTAATCTGTTATTTGTGAAAGATTATGAAGGCATGGTGCTGCACTCGCGCATCGGGGGCATAGAAGTGACCGCGGAAGATGACGGGCAGGTGCATGTACGTGTGGGTGCGGGTGTAGTATGGGATGATTTTGTAGCTTACTGTGTGGAGCAGGGCTGGTATGGCGCGGAGAACCTGTCACTGATACCCGGTGAGGTAGGAGCGGCTGCCGTACAGAATATTGGTGCTTACGGTGTAGAGGTGAAAGACCTCATCGAGTCTGTGGAGACTATAAACATCCGCGGCGAGAAGCGTACCTACCGGAAAGACGAATGTGAATATGCCTATCGGAAAAGCCTTTTCAAAAAGCCTGAAATGAAATCGGTCTTTGTGACTTACGTGAATTTCGTACTGAGCAAGAAGGAGCATTATACATTGGATTATGGTACAATCCGTCAGGAGCTTGCCGGGTATCCGTCAGTGACCTTAGCCACTTTGCGCCGTGTGATTATAGATATTCGCGAAAGCAAATTGCCCGACCCGAAAGTGCTGGGTAATGCCGGGAGTTTCTTTATGAATCCCATCGTGCCTCGTGCGCAATTTGAAGCGTTGCTGGACTTGTATCCCACCATGCCTCATTACGAGGTGGATGCCGGACGGGTGAAGATACCCGCCGGATGGATGATAGACCAATGCGGCTGGAAAGGCAAGGCCTTAGGTCCTGCCGCCGTGCACGACAAGCAGGCTCTGGTGCTTGTGAATCTGGGTGGTGCAACCGGAAAAGATGTGGTTGCCCTGTCAGATGCTGTCAGAGCCTCGGTAAAGGAGAAATTCGGAGTGGAAATTTGTCCGGAAGTGAACTTTATAGAATGA
- a CDS encoding MBL fold metallo-hydrolase, giving the protein MKLTILGSGTSTGVPEIGCTCPVCTSADPRDSRLRASALLHTDDAVILIDCGPDFRTQMLRASVYERIDGVLITHEHYDHVGGLDDLRPFCRFSEIPVYSDAYTAAHLRARMPYCFVDKKYPGVPRIYLQEVEAGRPFYVRETEILPVTVMHGRLPILGYRIGRRLGYVTDMLTMPDASYEQLQGLDVLVINALRPQPHSTHQSIPEALAAAERIGARETYFIHMSHHAGLHAEIDRQLPPHVHFAYDGMEIDF; this is encoded by the coding sequence ATGAAACTGACTATATTAGGAAGCGGAACATCTACCGGAGTGCCGGAAATTGGCTGCACATGCCCGGTCTGCACATCTGCCGACCCGCGGGACAGCCGTTTGCGTGCATCTGCCCTGCTGCATACGGACGATGCGGTGATATTGATAGACTGCGGTCCTGATTTCAGGACACAGATGCTGCGTGCTTCCGTGTACGAGCGGATAGACGGCGTGCTGATAACCCACGAGCATTACGACCATGTGGGCGGATTGGACGATTTGCGCCCTTTCTGCCGTTTCTCGGAAATACCTGTCTATTCGGATGCCTACACAGCTGCTCATCTGCGGGCACGGATGCCTTATTGCTTTGTGGATAAGAAATATCCGGGTGTGCCGCGCATTTATTTGCAGGAAGTGGAAGCGGGCAGGCCTTTCTACGTGCGGGAAACGGAAATACTGCCGGTTACCGTGATGCACGGGCGGCTGCCTATCCTGGGATACCGTATCGGCAGGCGGCTGGGGTATGTAACGGACATGCTTACGATGCCGGATGCTTCGTATGAACAATTACAGGGACTGGATGTTCTGGTAATAAACGCCTTGCGGCCGCAGCCGCACTCTACGCACCAAAGCATACCGGAAGCGCTGGCGGCAGCGGAACGTATCGGAGCAAGGGAAACTTATTTCATCCACATGAGTCATCATGCAGGGCTGCATGCCGAAATCGACCGCCAACTGCCGCCCCATGTGCACTTTGCGTATGACGGTATGGAAATAGATTTCTAA
- a CDS encoding DUF3127 domain-containing protein, with translation MEFTGKIIAILQPRGGVSKASGNEWKAQEYVIEDHGQYPRKMCFDVFGADKIEQFNIQMGEELTVSFDIDARQWQDRWFNSIRAWKVERVSAATAAPAPGAPVPPPAPSAAPEFLSGDAKDDLPF, from the coding sequence ATGGAATTTACAGGAAAAATCATCGCTATACTCCAGCCCAGAGGCGGAGTTTCCAAAGCATCAGGTAACGAGTGGAAAGCGCAGGAATACGTAATCGAAGACCACGGGCAATATCCCCGCAAAATGTGTTTCGACGTATTCGGAGCAGATAAAATAGAACAATTCAATATCCAGATGGGTGAAGAGCTGACGGTATCTTTCGACATCGATGCACGTCAGTGGCAAGACCGCTGGTTCAACAGTATCCGCGCATGGAAAGTGGAACGTGTCAGCGCAGCAACGGCAGCGCCTGCACCGGGAGCACCGGTTCCGCCGCCCGCTCCGTCCGCAGCGCCGGAATTCTTATCCGGAGACGCAAAGGACGACTTGCCTTTCTAA